GAAGAAGGTGGCGTATTGGTCGCGATGGGCGATTGCGGCACATTCGACGAGTTGGGACGGCGGCGCGCACGCAGTCCGTTTGTGCGATGGACGGATTCCGCAAACACGGAAGGCTCATCCTTCGTCCGGCACGTAAAGAAAGGGGCTTTCCTTTCGATCGATGACTTGGACGCCCACGTCCCCCCTTCCCCGTTCAACCTCTACGACCTCGGCGAAGAGGAAGCAAACGATATCGAAATTGTCATGCGGCACGCGATGGACGCTCCCGCCATTGTGAAAGAATCGAGTCCGCTTCTCGAACTAATTGCCCCATTGGCAAAGACTGACTTGACTGTCGCCGGCCCAGAAACGCCCCGCACCGTCCAAGTGAGCGCTTTTGTGAAACAGGACGCCGCCGGCGGCTCCCTCGTGCTTCACCTTTTGAATTACAACCTGCCGATCCATGGATTGGCCAAATCCGGCCCGCCGGTTCCTGTCCACGACATCACCATTGATGTCCCGCTTCCCCAAGGTTGGCGAGCCATATCCGCCGAAACAATTGCACCGGATGCCCCGCCGGAAAACATCGCCTTCACAAAAAGCGGATTGCGCACACGGGCCCATATCCCACAACTGAACCTGTACAAAGTATTGCGAATCCGCTGCAAGACCGACGTCAGGCCATAGCCTTCCCAACCGTAACGGTTATTTTGGCCATGCTTCCTTCATGCGGCGGATCAAATCTATCGAATTCCGGTGAACGGCCGGGGCCACGTCCGGGCCGCCGCTGTTGACCTCGCCGTACTGGCCCTTTTTCGTCCCATAGGCAAATGGCGGCTTCGTATCCCATTGGCTCTTGGGAATGATATAGCCGATTTCATCGTTGGCAAGGCCAATAACCATTTTGACCTTGCCGTCCATTTCCTGGCGCAGGGGCGGCACCTCGACCGGGGCAATCGGAAAATCTTGGCCGGCCGGCGCCTCGACGCCACCTTCGCCGATCTCGACATACAGTTCGCCGGGAACCGTCAACATATCGAGATCGCCCACGCGCGCGAAATTGACTTCAGACCGCGCACAGATGCCCTCGGACGTCAAAAAAACGCCGGGATGAATCAGACCCAGCAGGATCGCATACTTGAACAGGCCGGACATCGGCGCGTAAAACGTCTTTGCCGCAATGCCGACGCGCGGATTTTCGCACTTGATCACATTCGGCCCCCGCAGGCCCTTCACCGTGAGAATGGCGAGATTCTCGCCAAGCGCCTGCGCCTTTTCCCATGAATCCTCGCGATACGTGTCCACGCCATTGCGGTGCGGCACCGTCGTGTGCAACTGCGTCATCAATCCCCCGACCATCCCCTGGAAATACAGGCACATGCCGCCGAGTCCCTCGACGCCGCCCGGATTGGAAACGCCATTTTCGACGCCATCGCGCCAATATCCGCAGAAATCCGACGTGATCAGCGGATTGCTGCCGCCGAGCGTTTCGGGATGATTGCCCCAAGAAACCATGGTCGCGATGGTTTCATCGGCGCCGTGCTTGGTAAAACGAGCACAACAGATGGTCTTGTCTATGACGATGGGCTTGCGTGAATCGTCAACGAAATCCTCCGGCTTCTCCAGGGTAATCGGCACGATGTACATGTCGGCCGGCTGAAGACCGCGCACCGCCTCCTCGACCGCCTCCTTGCAGGCCTTCTTGATCCGGTCCATGTTCTTGTGGTCGAACGCCCACGGCGTCGGGATCGGCCCGCTCCAGTTGCCCATGGTATCCGGCGTCTCGTGGTTGTGGAGACTCGAAAAAATCACGTGATCGATCTTGAGGTTCGGATCGATCATCTTCCGCATGTCAATGAATTTATCATGGAAAATACCGATGGCGTCCAGGGTCACCATGGCAATGGTCACACCGTTGTTGCGAAATGCGATGGCGCGCGCCCAGATGGGATCGTGGACACCCTTCGCGGGACGGTTGCTGCCGAACCCGGCGATCCACACCGGATCGAACTTGCCGTTGTGATTGCGGTCGTTATAGGTGTCGTTGCCGGCCACCATCTTGATCTTGCTCATCCAGCCTTCTTTCGGCTTGTACTTGTTGTCGTTGTCCACGTCGTCATACGTGTCGTATTGGGCCAGGTCCGGCGTGATGTCGCGCTTGGCGACGCCCACCTGCAGGACGCCCGCCGGTTGGTCCGCGTTTACTTTGATAAAGTCCACCTTGTAGAAACGGTGCGGACCGATCATGCGCGAACCGAAAAACAGGACGATCAACACGACCACGATACCCAGCGCAGTGATTATTTTGTGGCGGCGGATAAACGAATCTTCTGAAAACACGGGGCAACCTCCTCTGTACTACTGCCATGGCCGACATTTACTTCGGCCTCAACTTATCTGGAAAGAAGCAATCATACACGATAGACGCTTCGCGCGAAAAACCGCCGCGAATTTCTTTCCGCACATAAGACTGAACTCCGTTCATTCGGGTTTCCAGATCCAGGGATCGTCCATTGCATGGTTGCACAGTGCAACCACAATTTGTATAATATATTTGAACACTAAAGAGGCAGGAGACAAACCGATGGCCACATTGCATGTGCGGAACGTTTCAGAGGACTTGCATGCGCGACTCCATCAAATCGCGGCAGCCGAAAACCAGTCCTTGAGCGCGGAGGTCGTCCGTTTGTTGGCGGACGCCGTTGAGCAGCGAGAACGGAGATCCGGTCAGAAGCGGGTTCTGGCCGGAATGCGCCGCAGGCGTTTTGTTCCGAGCGCGGGGACGCCCGACAGTCTCACGCTGCTTCGGGAAGACCGCTCGCGATGATTCCGCCTTCTCGGTGCGTGATAGACGCAAGCGTGGGCATCAAACTGTGTGTCAAGGAATCCCTCTCCGATAGGGTGGAGTCGCTTCTTTCCAAAGAGGGCGCCGATGAAAACACCCGGCGATACGTGCCGGATCTGTTCTTTGTGGAATGTGCAAACGTTCTCTGGAAATATGTGGTGCGCTTTGGATATTCCGCCAAGGACGCCCGGCGCATCATGACGCTACTCCGGCGGCTCGATCTCATGGCCATTTCCACCGAAATGCTCCTTCCCGAAGCGCTCAATATCGCCATTGGACATTCCATTTCGGTATATGACGCATGCTATGTGGCGGCCGCCGTCGCAGTGGAGGCTCCGCTGATTACAGCGGACGAACGGCTTGTCGAATGTATGCGGGACACGGCATACCGTGTTCATTCGTTGCGGCAATTGCGCTGAAATGTTCATTCCCGTGCATGGCGCCGGATGGCGGATTAGGCCATGGCCAACACTTCCGCCAATGCCCTGTACATCCACGCAACTCCCCAGCGCATGCAGACCAAACGGGATGTGAAGAAGGGGTATTTGCGGTAATAGGTGGTCCCATCGCGCGTATTGCGCATATGCGAGTAAGCCCATTCGAGACTTCGGACAGCCCGTTCGCGGGCATCGGGAAAGCGCTTGGAAAGCATGGCGGGACACAAAATGCTTTCGGCGCAGGCATGGATGTCAACGGGATAACGTCCGTGTCCATTGATTGGCGCGCCATCCGGAGCAAACAGGCGATCGCGATAGTAAGCGTATCCGGATTCCAGTGCTCCCGCGAGTTTATCGCGAAGTGGAAGATCCAGCCCCCCCTCGACAATCCCAAGAATTTCGTACAGCGACCGGAGGACGAACCCGGTGTGGTAATGGTCCACAAGACGCAGCAGACTCTCCTCGAACGGTTCCGAAGGTTCATATTCTCCATACGGCCATGAACCATCCGGTCGCTGGCGTTCGAGGGTGAAACGCAAGGCCGGCACGACAGGATCGAGGAAACGATCCGCGCCTGTCAGCGCATGGGTCCGAACAAGATGGGCGGCGACGTGGAGGTTGGCATTGTGTACGCGGCGGCGATCGCCGGGCGTGTAGGCGAAACAGATCGTGCCGTCGTTCTGCGGCATGCGCGGAATGTCGTGAAGCAGATGGTCGGCGATGCTCGCGACCGCTTCGCGATAAACCGCATCGCCTGTTATGCGGAAGGCCAGGGCGAACGCCTCGCCCGCAATGGCCGCGACGACGGCAATCGGCGTGCCGCGCGGCGTATCAAGACCCTTGGCATGCACGTCGAACGGATATCCCCACGCCAGGCCGGCGTAACCCGGCTCGGCATGTTGGATCAACCATTGCAGGAAATACCGCGCGCGGTCGAGATGCGCGCTGCCACCCGTGGCCTCGAATCGCCGCAGACGACCCAGCGCCGCCAAGGCAAAAGTTTTCGGATTGCGTTGCGGCTGTATGCGGAGCATGGAGCGGCTCGCGTTTGGGAGCGCGTCGCTAAACAGCGACGTGGCCTTGCGCAACAGCGGATACGGTTGGGCGGCGCGAACGAGCCGGTGCTGCTTTATGTCGAACGGATCGAAACCGCACCCGTCATGCGCGTCAATATATCGTTCGAGTTGAGCGATCCACTCGTGTGAATTGCGGATTGCGGATTGCGGACTGCAGGCTGTGGAGTCATCCTTCATCCTTCATCCTTCTCAGGGATTGTGGCACTTGCGCAGGGCTTCCTGCGCAATCCAAGTGGCGCGAAGGCCGTGGCGGGCGGTTACGCTGAGTTCCCCTTCACCGCGAATGGCCTTGATGAAATTCTCGAGCAGCTCGTATTGGCCCTTATGCTCGATTTTCTGATGCGCGGCCTTTTCGGGCAGACCGCCGAAGCGAATGCCCATGAAATTGTCTATCACGATGATGGCGTTTCCGCCCGCGATTTCGATGTATTCCTTGGAAATGGACGGATGCCCGATGGCGCAGTAGACGACGGTTGCGAGCGATCCGTCCGGGAATCGCATCGTGACGCTGAGATTGTCCGAAGGAATAATCGCCTGCGTATTCGCATCAATGCGGTCGGCGCGGATATCTATCGGGTCTTGGTCGAGCAGCCAGCAGCAGAAATCGAAGAAATGCACGCCTTCGCCGACGATGCGCCCGCCGCCCTCGATGGGATCGGTCGCCCAATGGCCAACGGGCAGCGCGCCCGCATTGCATCGGTACAGGATCATCTTCGGACCGTGCATGCGTGGCAGCAGGGCCTTGGCCCGTTGGCTGAATTTCGAAAAGCGGCGGTTGAACCCGACGCTGAGCAGCACACCGGCCTTTTCGACCGCGGCGCAGACTTCCTCGCAGTCGGACACCGTAATCGCGAGCGGCTTCTCGACGAAGACATGCTTGCCGGCCTCGGCGGCGGCAATCGCCAGCGGCTTGTGCATGTTGTGCCGCGTCGCGACAATGACCGCCTGTACGCGGTCGTCGGCAAGGACTTCGCGGTAATCCGTCGTGCAATAGCGCGCGCCGTACTTTTCGGCGGCCTGTTTCGCCTTCGCGCCGGCCACGTCCACGACGGCTTCGAGCCGTGCTTCGGGCATCTTCGCCGTATTCGGCAGATGAAACGCGCTCGCAAATCCGCCCGCGCCGATCACCGCCACGCCGACCTGTTTCGTGACCGGATTTTTCGGTTTTACGAGCAGACGCCGTTCCGGCGGGGGCCCGGTTTGTTCCTGTTCGCCACCGTACGCAATCAGCGCGGCGATGGTGTTCGAATCCTTGTCGAGAATGGCCTTGTAGGCCTCCGCGGCCTCCGCGATGGGTTTGACAACGGAAATGAGGGGCTTTACGTCCACCCGTTTGTCCGCGATCATGCGCAAGAACTCGGCCATGTTGCGGCCCTCGGTCCAGCGGACGTAGCCGATGGGATAGTCCAGGCCTTTCTCCTCGTAACCGGTGTCGTAGCGGCCCGGCCCGTACGAGCAAGAAAGCCGAAAGTCGAGTTCCTTCATGTACATCGGTTCGCGGATAAGCTGCATGCCGACCGCGCCGACCACAATCACGCGCCCTTTCTGTCGGCAAAGATCCAAGGCGGACTGGGTCACGACGCTGTCCTTCGACGCCGCGCAAATGATAACCGCATCCGCGCCATAGCCCGCCGTCCACTCGTCGGCAACGGCGCTCAGTTCGCCGGGCGCGCAGGCGGCATCCGCGCCGAACCGGATCGCGAGCTCGCGGCGCGCGGCGACCGGATCGGAACCGATGACGTGGCAGCCGGCGGCTCGCGCAATCTGGACCGTAATCTGGCCGACGAGCCCCAGTCCCATGACGACGATGGTTTCGCCCAAGGTCGGCGCGGCCTGTCGCACGCCCTGCATCGCGATGGCGCCAATGGCGACGAACGCCGCTTCCTCGAAACTCACACCATCGGGAATCGGCGTCAGGAGTTGTTGCGGAACCACGTCATACTCGGCGTGGCTGGCATGGCCGACACCCGCGCATGCGACACGGTCGCCCGAGCGATAACCCTGGAGGCCGTCACCGCACTCGATGATCGTGCCCGCGGCGCTGTAACCCGGCGTCTGGAACTCGAACAGTTTGTTGCGGACGATGTCCAGAGTGCCTTTCAAGCCAATCGTCGCAAGTTTGCGTTTGACCTTCTCGATATTGAGCGGATCCTTGGCCTTCTTCATCGCGTAGGATGCGACGCCGCCTTCGGACACGAACGACGATTCCGTGCCGGAACTGATCATCGAACAATGGACGCGCACCAGCGCCGAACCTGCCGGCGCCGTCGGAACCGGTAGTTCATGCACCTCGACCTTGCCGCCGCGCACAAGTACTTGTTTCATGCATACGGATTCCCGTGTTGAACGATAAATTGATTCTTATGATACGGTCCTGTCCTGAAAGGCGCAAGTCGCAACAACAGGCGCGGTGAAAATCAATACTTCTGAATAAATTGAGCACATCATCCTTGCCCGAATTACTTCACAAAAACTCAACGCAAAGACGATTGAATCCCGCGACGTGTTTGATCTTTCTTTTCAACATGGCGACGTTGCGCCTGTGTTTTTTTGACCGTCATTTGAATACTTATTCTTTGCGCAGGGCCTGCGACAGGAACAACGCAACGTGCTCGAAGACCTCGCGGCTTCCTTCGCCATTGACGATGCCGTGACGGTCGCGTTCGAGGATGTACAGCGTCTTTCGGGTCGTGCCGATTTTGTCGAAGACGGCAGGGCCGCTATCGGGATGGACGATGGGATCGCGCGATCCCTGAATAACGAGAGCGGGTGAAGAAATTTTTTTCAGCGAATCCGCCATGATGTTCATGGCTGTGGTGAGTTCGGCAACGGTGGCGACCGGATTGGTGGTGTAGTTGATGTGCCGGTTTTCGGGGTGATTCTCGACATATTCCCAACGGAACCGGTTCCAATGAAACCGTTTCATCCACGCATTCATCTTCACGATGGAAGGGGCGTATTTTGCGGATGAATTGCGCAGATGCAGGGGCGCGTCAATGGCAAACACGGCGCTTGTGGTTTCCGGGCGTCGCGCGGCGGTCAGGAGCGCCATGCCGGCGCCCATTGAAAACCCGCCGACCACGACCCGGTCGCTGAGGGTGGCGGCGATGGCACATGCCCGTTCGATCGAGGCATACCAGTCGTGCCAAGTTGTCGTGGCGAGGTCCGCGGGGGACGTGCCGTGGCCCTTCATGCGCACAGCATAAACGGCATAACCTTTGCCGCGCAGAAACTCGGCCATCGCGCGCAATTCAAGCGGCGCGGCCATATACCCGTGAATCAGCACGATGGCCGCCTTGGCCGGCCGCCACGGACGCAGCAGAAACGGACGCCCCACCTCGATGGGTTTGGTGACCCCGTCCTCGTAGGTTGCCGCATAGTCGCGTTCAAACGAACGCTGGTCCTCACTGGTTAAAAGCAGGCGAACCTCGCGCCGGACCAGTGCGTTGGGAGTCCATGCGGCATGACGCATCAGGCGGACAATCGCCGGCATGGGATCAATGGTCTCGAAATAGGGCGCCAACGCCTGGTCGGCAAAGACGGGCACTTCTTTTACACGCCGGTACAACCCGTTTTCCACCCGAAGAAGACCCCGTTCGACACAACCCGCCATGAAGGCTTCGTATTGCGGCGATGCAATGCCCCGGATAATGGCATCGAACGTTGTGCGGTAGTCGCCATGAAGAGGCCCAGCGGTTTCCGCCTCGGCCCGCATCGCGCAAAGATACGCGCGGAGGCGGAACGCGCGATCGGTAAACGTGGATCGCCATTCGCTCCGCAGCAGACCGGCCAGAATATGCAGCGGATGCAACATGGCCAGCAGATGGACATCGGCATCGTAGCGGCGTTTGATCCGGCGCGCCGTCTCGGACACCAAAGACTGCGGATCCGATTCCATGGCGTCGAAACGCAGGATGCCGCCCGTAAAGACCTCGTTCCATTCCGGCGTTCCAATGAAGGATTCCACATCTATAGGCAGGCCAAGCGTCAAATGAATCTCCGCGTCGGCCCCCAAAACCGTACCCGAAACCGGCAAATCGCCCAAATCCGCCCCGTTCCCTTTGCGGGCCACGGCCGCGCCTAGCCACACGAAAAGTTCCGTTACGCCGTGTGGCGGATAATAACTGACATTCACGGGTACGATAACCGTCTGTCGTTTTGCATCCGCGTCGCCTTCCGAAGTCCCTTCGCGCATCGCAAGACGCCGCAAGAACGCCGCGCGCAATGCCAGCATCGCCGGCTCGGTGTGCGCCACGGGCACGTGCGGCGTGCCGTTCTTTCCGGATGTGTCCCGCATCAGCGAAAGCCATAATCCCCCTCCGTTCAACAGGGACGGCACTATATCCTCGTCTCGGTCGGGACGGGGAGAAAGCGTGATGGCGTGGGACTGCAAATACGCGCCGATGCGGCCCACCAGCAAGCGATCCTCGGCCAAAACGCCCACCGAACGCTTCAAATGCTTTTGAAAAAGAAAGGGAATCAGCAAAGACTCGAGCCTTCCCTGCCGATTGGACACGAGGATTGCATCTTGTTCCGGACGAAGCGCCTCGCGCTGATGGATATGCACCGCTGCGCGGACTATCTTGTCCCCGGTATTCTTGAGCCATTCTGTCGAATGCAACGCCACAAGCGCCATGCGTCTGTTACTCCCTGAGGACGCTATTGTAACGAAATTTGAACCGGCCGGTGCAAATGGATTTCCTTTTCCGGCTCGGATCTGCCAGAATGGGTGCATCGGTTTCAGAATGCGTCAGGACAGGCGGGCAGGTCTGTCGTCGCGGGAACGGAAAAGTTGCGATACAACACAGACTGGATAAGCTGTCGAAGAGGAGGAGATTGGACATGCGCAAGGTATGGGTGGCGATATTCTGCATGACCACGGTCAGTTTCGCGGCAAGCGCGGGCGACTTGCGGGTGGGCATGATCGGACTGGACACCTCGCACGTGCCGGCGTTTGCGAAGTTACTCAATAACGCGGACGATCCGCAACATGTGCCCGGCGCGAAGGTCGTGGCCGCTTTCAAAGGCGGAAGTCCGGATCTGGAAGCAAGCGCCTCGCGCGTGGACGGTTTCACGAAAGAATTGCAGGA
The DNA window shown above is from Candidatus Hydrogenedentota bacterium and carries:
- a CDS encoding bi-domain-containing oxidoreductase, whose translation is MKQVLVRGGKVEVHELPVPTAPAGSALVRVHCSMISSGTESSFVSEGGVASYAMKKAKDPLNIEKVKRKLATIGLKGTLDIVRNKLFEFQTPGYSAAGTIIECGDGLQGYRSGDRVACAGVGHASHAEYDVVPQQLLTPIPDGVSFEEAAFVAIGAIAMQGVRQAAPTLGETIVVMGLGLVGQITVQIARAAGCHVIGSDPVAARRELAIRFGADAACAPGELSAVADEWTAGYGADAVIICAASKDSVVTQSALDLCRQKGRVIVVGAVGMQLIREPMYMKELDFRLSCSYGPGRYDTGYEEKGLDYPIGYVRWTEGRNMAEFLRMIADKRVDVKPLISVVKPIAEAAEAYKAILDKDSNTIAALIAYGGEQEQTGPPPERRLLVKPKNPVTKQVGVAVIGAGGFASAFHLPNTAKMPEARLEAVVDVAGAKAKQAAEKYGARYCTTDYREVLADDRVQAVIVATRHNMHKPLAIAAAEAGKHVFVEKPLAITVSDCEEVCAAVEKAGVLLSVGFNRRFSKFSQRAKALLPRMHGPKMILYRCNAGALPVGHWATDPIEGGGRIVGEGVHFFDFCCWLLDQDPIDIRADRIDANTQAIIPSDNLSVTMRFPDGSLATVVYCAIGHPSISKEYIEIAGGNAIIVIDNFMGIRFGGLPEKAAHQKIEHKGQYELLENFIKAIRGEGELSVTARHGLRATWIAQEALRKCHNP
- a CDS encoding alpha/beta fold hydrolase, which translates into the protein MALVALHSTEWLKNTGDKIVRAAVHIHQREALRPEQDAILVSNRQGRLESLLIPFLFQKHLKRSVGVLAEDRLLVGRIGAYLQSHAITLSPRPDRDEDIVPSLLNGGGLWLSLMRDTSGKNGTPHVPVAHTEPAMLALRAAFLRRLAMREGTSEGDADAKRQTVIVPVNVSYYPPHGVTELFVWLGAAVARKGNGADLGDLPVSGTVLGADAEIHLTLGLPIDVESFIGTPEWNEVFTGGILRFDAMESDPQSLVSETARRIKRRYDADVHLLAMLHPLHILAGLLRSEWRSTFTDRAFRLRAYLCAMRAEAETAGPLHGDYRTTFDAIIRGIASPQYEAFMAGCVERGLLRVENGLYRRVKEVPVFADQALAPYFETIDPMPAIVRLMRHAAWTPNALVRREVRLLLTSEDQRSFERDYAATYEDGVTKPIEVGRPFLLRPWRPAKAAIVLIHGYMAAPLELRAMAEFLRGKGYAVYAVRMKGHGTSPADLATTTWHDWYASIERACAIAATLSDRVVVGGFSMGAGMALLTAARRPETTSAVFAIDAPLHLRNSSAKYAPSIVKMNAWMKRFHWNRFRWEYVENHPENRHINYTTNPVATVAELTTAMNIMADSLKKISSPALVIQGSRDPIVHPDSGPAVFDKIGTTRKTLYILERDRHGIVNGEGSREVFEHVALFLSQALRKE
- a CDS encoding type II toxin-antitoxin system VapC family toxin, producing the protein MIPPSRCVIDASVGIKLCVKESLSDRVESLLSKEGADENTRRYVPDLFFVECANVLWKYVVRFGYSAKDARRIMTLLRRLDLMAISTEMLLPEALNIAIGHSISVYDACYVAAAVAVEAPLITADERLVECMRDTAYRVHSLRQLR